In the genome of Anaerofustis stercorihominis DSM 17244, one region contains:
- a CDS encoding aldehyde dehydrogenase family protein, producing MSLSSIVFSDSDFKLALYYVLYVIFFNAEQLYATGAKLLLFEEDIYDEFIKELKKREENIKVENGIE from the coding sequence TTGAGTTTATCTAGTATAGTATTTAGCGATTCAGATTTTAAATTGGCTTTGTATTACGTCTTATATGTAATATTCTTTAATGCAGAACAGTTATATGCAACAGGTGCGAAGCTACTACTCTTTGAAGAAGATATTTACGATGAATTTATAAAAGAACTAAAGAAAAGAGAAGAAAATATAAAAGTCGAAAACGGAATCGAATGA
- a CDS encoding iron-containing alcohol dehydrogenase translates to MKKRIEFWNSELMLTLPKQVTAATGLDKRTYVIESYTCIRKNKFSGMYLIKVIKLISKLLIKYIKN, encoded by the coding sequence ATGAAAAAACGAATTGAATTTTGGAACTCTGAACTTATGTTGACATTACCTAAGCAAGTTACAGCGGCTACAGGATTGGATAAGAGGACATATGTAATAGAAAGCTATACATGTATTAGAAAAAATAAATTTAGCGGTATGTATTTAATCAAAGTAATTAAACTCATATCAAAGCTTTTGATTAAATATATAAAAAATTAA
- the dapD gene encoding 2,3,4,5-tetrahydropyridine-2,6-dicarboxylate N-acetyltransferase, which produces MDNSKLKEQFDLTNPYEIAKYIKAAEKSTPIKLYVKGDLVENLLLGLEYYGNNGSYIVFGEKEEVFDFVECNKDRIESYRMEYDRRNSAIPMMDTNDVDARIEPGANIREGVQIGKNAVIMMGATINIGAVIGEESMIDMNAVLGARATVGKRSHIGAGSVLAGVLEPPSATPVIVGDDCMIGGNVVVLEGVEIGNGSVVAAGSVVTENVPEGVVVAGAPAKIVKNKDDKTEEKTELLDDLRG; this is translated from the coding sequence ATGGATAACAGTAAACTAAAAGAACAATTCGATTTAACAAACCCATATGAAATCGCAAAATATATCAAAGCGGCGGAAAAAAGCACACCTATAAAATTATATGTTAAAGGTGATTTGGTAGAAAATTTACTTCTGGGGCTTGAATACTACGGGAACAACGGTTCATATATAGTATTCGGAGAAAAAGAAGAAGTATTTGATTTTGTTGAATGCAACAAAGACAGGATCGAAAGCTACAGAATGGAATACGACAGAAGGAATTCCGCAATACCTATGATGGATACGAATGATGTTGACGCAAGGATAGAACCGGGTGCAAACATCAGAGAAGGAGTTCAAATCGGTAAGAATGCTGTAATTATGATGGGTGCAACGATCAATATCGGTGCGGTCATAGGCGAAGAGTCTATGATAGATATGAACGCTGTTTTAGGTGCCAGAGCTACCGTAGGTAAGAGAAGTCATATCGGTGCCGGTTCTGTTTTGGCAGGTGTTCTTGAACCTCCTTCAGCGACTCCAGTTATCGTAGGGGATGACTGTATGATAGGCGGAAACGTAGTAGTTCTTGAAGGTGTAGAGATAGGTAACGGCAGCGTTGTTGCCGCGGGAAGCGTTGTAACCGAAAACGTACCGGAAGGTGTTGTAGTTGCAGGAGCTCCAGCAAAAATCGTAAAAAACAAAGACGATAAGACAGAAGAAAAGACTGAACTTCTTGATGATCTTAGAGGCTAA
- a CDS encoding aspartate-semialdehyde dehydrogenase: MGKYNVAIAGATGVVGQKMIEVLEESNIAVDNFYPMASSRSAGKKVTFRGKEYTVEELNEHSFDKDIDFALFSAGGGTSKKFAPIAAKNNVVVIDNSSQWRMDDEVPLVVPEVNPKDALKTKGIIANPNCSTIQAMVVLKPLHDAYKIKRVIYSTYQAVAGSGIKGIKDLEEGVKGGKNEFYPVQIAYNCLPHIDDFTENGYTKEELKMVNETHKILGDYDIKVTATTVRVPVFVGHSESINLEFEKPFDVDEARELLKNAPGVIVKDDISVPEYPTVLDAAGNDEVYVGRIRRDFSVKSGMNLWCVGDNIRKGAASNTVQIAEYLIKENFFGKEN, encoded by the coding sequence ATGGGAAAATACAATGTAGCGATTGCGGGTGCAACCGGTGTTGTAGGACAAAAAATGATTGAAGTTTTAGAGGAGAGCAATATAGCCGTAGATAATTTCTATCCTATGGCGTCAAGCCGTTCGGCAGGTAAAAAAGTCACATTCAGAGGTAAGGAATATACCGTTGAAGAATTGAATGAACATTCTTTTGATAAAGATATAGATTTTGCATTATTTTCTGCGGGAGGAGGAACAAGTAAAAAGTTTGCTCCTATAGCCGCAAAAAACAATGTTGTCGTTATCGATAACTCATCTCAGTGGAGAATGGATGATGAAGTGCCTTTGGTGGTTCCCGAAGTTAATCCGAAAGATGCGCTTAAAACTAAAGGTATCATAGCAAATCCTAATTGTTCTACTATTCAGGCGATGGTTGTTTTAAAACCCCTTCATGATGCATATAAAATTAAAAGAGTAATATATTCTACATATCAGGCTGTTGCCGGTTCAGGTATAAAAGGTATAAAAGATTTGGAAGAAGGCGTAAAAGGCGGTAAAAATGAATTTTATCCTGTGCAGATAGCCTACAACTGTCTTCCTCATATTGATGATTTTACCGAAAACGGATATACGAAAGAAGAACTGAAAATGGTAAATGAAACTCATAAGATACTCGGAGATTATGATATCAAAGTTACCGCTACCACAGTAAGAGTCCCTGTATTCGTAGGTCACAGCGAAAGTATAAATCTTGAATTTGAAAAACCGTTTGACGTAGATGAAGCGAGAGAACTTCTTAAAAATGCACCGGGAGTTATCGTGAAAGATGATATATCCGTTCCGGAATATCCTACTGTTTTGGATGCTGCGGGAAATGACGAAGTATATGTAGGCAGGATAAGAAGAGATTTCTCTGTTAAAAGCGGAATGAACCTATGGTGCGTTGGAGATAATATCAGAAAAGGTGCGGCTTCAAACACAGTACAGATTGCCGAGTACTTGATAAAAGAAAACTTCTTCGGAAAGGAAAATTAA
- a CDS encoding stage V sporulation protein S, whose product MEVLKVSSGSNPNSVAGALAGVIRESDQAEVQAIGAGALNQAIKAIAIARGYVAPGGHDLVCIPAFTEVEINGSDRTGIKLIVKSR is encoded by the coding sequence ATGGAAGTATTAAAAGTATCATCAGGTTCAAACCCCAATTCAGTTGCTGGGGCATTAGCAGGTGTGATTAGAGAAAGTGATCAGGCAGAAGTTCAGGCAATAGGTGCTGGAGCATTAAATCAGGCTATAAAAGCTATAGCTATCGCTAGAGGATATGTTGCACCGGGAGGTCATGACCTTGTTTGTATTCCGGCTTTTACGGAAGTTGAAATAAACGGAAGTGACAGGACAGGAATTAAATTAATAGTTAAAAGCAGATAA
- the dapA gene encoding 4-hydroxy-tetrahydrodipicolinate synthase — protein MSIFKGVATALVTPFDENNRVDLNVLETLINDQIESGINGLVICGTTGESPTVTDKEKDEIFRVSNEVIAGRVPFIAGTGTNNTQHVLELTEIAAKRGADSVLINNPYYNKSSDEGIYNSYEYISDRVDVPIIVYNVPSRTGKNISASLAIELTKIKNVKAFKEASGDLSQVARIMKDLPEDVELYSGNDDQIMPVLSLGGDGVISTCSNIIPKTCVELTDAFFSGDIKTAIQKQLDILPMCDALFCECNPIPVKTAMKIMGLKTGDMRLPLVELTGAKRELLEKTLKEYSLI, from the coding sequence ATGTCAATTTTTAAAGGTGTTGCTACGGCGTTAGTTACGCCGTTTGATGAAAATAATAGAGTCGATTTAAATGTTCTCGAAACACTTATAAACGACCAGATAGAAAGCGGTATTAACGGTCTCGTTATATGCGGTACCACGGGAGAATCTCCAACGGTTACGGATAAAGAAAAAGATGAAATATTCAGAGTCAGTAACGAAGTCATAGCGGGAAGAGTTCCTTTCATTGCAGGTACGGGAACAAACAATACTCAGCATGTGTTGGAACTTACGGAAATCGCCGCAAAAAGAGGTGCGGACTCTGTTTTGATAAATAATCCGTACTACAATAAATCCAGCGACGAAGGTATTTATAATAGCTATGAATATATAAGCGACAGAGTAGATGTACCTATCATTGTATATAATGTACCTTCAAGGACAGGGAAAAATATTTCCGCTTCTCTTGCAATAGAACTTACTAAGATAAAAAATGTAAAAGCTTTCAAAGAAGCAAGCGGAGATTTATCTCAGGTGGCAAGGATCATGAAAGACCTTCCAGAAGATGTTGAACTTTACTCAGGGAATGATGACCAAATCATGCCTGTACTTTCTTTAGGCGGAGACGGAGTTATTTCAACTTGTTCAAATATAATACCTAAAACTTGTGTTGAGCTTACAGACGCATTTTTCAGCGGAGACATCAAGACTGCAATTCAAAAACAGCTTGATATTTTACCTATGTGCGATGCACTGTTCTGTGAATGTAATCCTATCCCCGTTAAAACAGCTATGAAAATAATGGGGCTTAAAACAGGAGATATGAGACTTCCTTTGGTTGAGCTGACAGGTGCAAAGAGGGAATTATTGGAAAAGACTTTAAAAGAATATTCTTTGATTTAA
- the dapB gene encoding 4-hydroxy-tetrahydrodipicolinate reductase, translating to MIKVMISGFNGAMGQNVKNIVEGYEDMKIVCGFDKQSKENEGYPIYSSFDDIKEEIDVVIDFSHFSLVDDLIDFCVKTNTALVCATTGLEDSTNAHLEEASKTIPIFKTGNFSYGISVVSKMLELGAKMLCEDFDTEIIEKHHNRKVDAPSGTAYMLADVIKENADKELEYKFSRYGKDVKREKKDLTIHAVRGGTIVGEHEVIFAGEDEIIEVKHTALSRKVFAVGAVKAGRYIYDKGYGYFEMNDIV from the coding sequence ATGATAAAAGTAATGATTAGCGGCTTTAACGGAGCCATGGGACAAAACGTTAAGAATATCGTCGAAGGCTATGAGGATATGAAGATAGTCTGCGGATTTGATAAGCAATCAAAGGAAAACGAAGGATATCCTATTTATTCTTCATTTGATGATATAAAAGAAGAGATAGATGTGGTGATAGATTTTTCACATTTTAGCCTTGTCGATGATTTGATAGATTTTTGTGTAAAAACAAATACCGCACTTGTATGTGCTACTACAGGGCTTGAAGACAGTACAAATGCACATCTTGAAGAAGCCAGCAAGACTATCCCTATATTCAAAACAGGGAATTTTTCTTACGGCATAAGCGTAGTTAGCAAAATGCTTGAACTTGGTGCGAAGATGTTATGCGAAGATTTTGATACGGAAATAATTGAAAAACATCATAACAGAAAAGTTGACGCCCCAAGCGGGACAGCATATATGCTCGCTGACGTGATTAAAGAAAATGCTGATAAAGAACTTGAATATAAATTTTCAAGATACGGCAAAGATGTGAAAAGAGAAAAGAAAGACCTTACCATTCATGCTGTAAGAGGCGGTACTATAGTAGGGGAACACGAAGTTATTTTTGCCGGGGAAGATGAAATAATAGAAGTAAAACATACTGCTTTATCGAGAAAGGTCTTTGCTGTGGGTGCCGTAAAGGCAGGCAGATACATTTACGATAAAGGCTATGGATACTTTGAAATGAATGATATAGTATAA